From a region of the Myroides sp. JBRI-B21084 genome:
- the proS gene encoding proline--tRNA ligase — MSKNITTRAEDYSKWYNELVVKADLAENSGVRGCMVIKPYGYAIWEKLQGELDRRFKETGHSNAYFPLFVPKSLFEAEEKNAEGFAKECAIVTHYRLKNDPNNPGKLMVDPDAKLEEELIVRPTSEAIIWSTYKGWIQSYRDLPILINQWANVVRWEMRTRLFLRTAEFLWQEGHTAHPTKEEALIEAKKMQEVYVDVVENIMGIPVIKGVKTETERFAGADDTYTIEALMQDGKALQAGTSHFLGQNFAKAFDVKFTNKEGKQEYVWATSWGVSTRLMGALIMTHSDDNGLVLPPKLAPIQVVIVPIHRTDEQLQQIGDKADELIAEFKKKGISVKYDDRDTQKPGFKFAEWELKGVPVRIAIGPKDLENGTFEVARRDTLSKEVVAASDAVNYIENLLNEIQNNLFSKALNFREENITEVNSFDEFKEVLNTKGGFLLAHWDGTAETEERIKELTKATIRCIPMDQKPEEGKCVFTGNPSKGRVLFAKAY, encoded by the coding sequence ATGAGCAAGAATATTACTACTAGGGCAGAAGATTATTCAAAATGGTATAATGAATTGGTTGTGAAAGCCGATTTAGCCGAAAATTCAGGCGTACGCGGTTGTATGGTTATCAAACCTTATGGTTATGCTATTTGGGAAAAATTACAAGGCGAATTAGACCGTCGATTTAAAGAAACAGGCCATAGTAACGCTTATTTTCCGTTATTTGTTCCAAAAAGTTTATTTGAAGCGGAAGAAAAAAATGCCGAAGGTTTTGCTAAAGAATGTGCTATTGTTACACATTATCGTTTAAAAAACGATCCTAATAACCCAGGCAAATTAATGGTGGATCCCGATGCGAAATTAGAAGAAGAATTAATTGTTAGACCAACTTCTGAAGCTATTATTTGGAGCACTTATAAAGGGTGGATTCAATCGTACCGCGACTTACCAATATTAATCAATCAATGGGCAAATGTGGTTCGTTGGGAAATGCGTACCCGTTTGTTTTTAAGAACGGCCGAATTTTTATGGCAAGAAGGTCACACGGCACATCCAACTAAAGAAGAAGCTTTAATTGAAGCTAAAAAAATGCAAGAGGTGTATGTTGATGTGGTTGAAAATATTATGGGTATTCCTGTAATTAAAGGAGTTAAAACAGAAACCGAACGTTTTGCTGGTGCCGATGATACCTATACTATTGAAGCTTTAATGCAAGACGGTAAAGCATTACAAGCAGGTACATCGCACTTTTTGGGTCAAAACTTTGCCAAAGCATTTGATGTGAAATTTACTAACAAAGAAGGTAAGCAAGAATATGTTTGGGCTACTTCTTGGGGGGTTTCTACTCGTTTAATGGGGGCGCTTATTATGACGCATTCTGATGACAACGGATTGGTACTTCCTCCAAAATTAGCGCCAATACAAGTGGTTATTGTGCCTATTCATAGAACCGATGAGCAATTGCAACAAATTGGGGATAAGGCTGATGAGTTAATTGCTGAATTTAAAAAGAAAGGAATTTCTGTTAAATACGACGATCGTGATACCCAAAAACCAGGTTTTAAATTTGCTGAATGGGAATTAAAAGGAGTGCCTGTGCGTATTGCTATTGGTCCTAAAGATTTAGAAAATGGAACGTTTGAGGTGGCAAGAAGAGATACCTTGTCTAAAGAAGTAGTGGCTGCTTCTGATGCGGTGAATTATATTGAAAATTTATTAAATGAAATTCAAAATAATTTATTTTCTAAAGCATTGAATTTTAGAGAAGAAAATATTACAGAAGTAAATTCATTTGATGAGTTTAAAGAAGTTTTAAATACCAAAGGAGGGTTTTTGTTAGCTCATTGGGACGGAACTGCTGAAACAGAAGAACGTATAAAAGAGCTTACCAAAGCAACCATACGCTGCATTCCTATGGATCAAAAACCCGAAGAAGGAAAGTGTGTGTTTACAGGCAACCCTTCAAAAGGTAGAGTGTTATTTGCAAAAGCTTATTAA
- a CDS encoding lipoprotein, with protein MRKIFIPITILLMISACSQSSKNCKNKLMN; from the coding sequence ATGAGGAAGATATTTATCCCGATCACAATACTATTAATGATTTCTGCCTGTTCGCAGTCAAGCAAGAACTGCAAAAACAAATTGATGAATTAG
- a CDS encoding type I restriction enzyme HsdR N-terminal domain-containing protein, translated as MKRYIKNGKECVLCHSRKKLIQITPEEIIRQEFVSKLISEFNVPIEMIDVEVPLSYYQKGKRGRADIIVSGFDKENFEKIPLIVIECKAPTVHLTDKVFEQTMHYDEFLEPEIMVMTNGHETISYSWNNEIRDYLEIVTIPKYSDLIKGIGIEFQEEIVNEWKRPNHKDNIEKNRDILLADYNLGEDTDIKLVPFITNLVGLIYDDSEKANQLHLKSKTFISDGGIRFTTFGNAAGGSFTGEYRYFIVENDNQETELVSISIMGKISTKNHPKWKNSNGFTLFNVAIDDFENSHMSLEYSIDRFVEINDNEYSFWHDGTLTVGNKGRAKNKDVIDFIKVHSPHLIKNDRIYLGTIDNSKPFVWKDKNVNELIANFIDYGFVRDEFRKTYK; from the coding sequence TTGAAACGATACATTAAAAACGGAAAAGAATGTGTTCTGTGCCATTCAAGAAAAAAACTGATACAAATAACACCTGAAGAAATAATTCGACAGGAATTTGTATCAAAACTAATTTCCGAATTTAATGTTCCAATCGAAATGATTGACGTAGAAGTTCCATTATCATATTATCAAAAGGGAAAAAGAGGAAGAGCAGATATTATTGTTTCAGGATTCGACAAAGAAAATTTCGAAAAAATTCCATTAATCGTCATTGAATGTAAAGCACCAACAGTTCACTTAACTGACAAAGTTTTTGAACAAACAATGCACTATGACGAATTTTTAGAACCAGAAATAATGGTAATGACTAACGGACACGAAACAATTTCGTATAGTTGGAATAATGAAATTAGAGATTATCTCGAGATTGTAACAATTCCAAAATATTCTGACTTAATCAAAGGAATAGGAATAGAATTTCAAGAAGAAATAGTTAACGAATGGAAAAGACCCAATCATAAAGACAATATTGAAAAAAACCGAGATATATTGTTAGCTGATTATAATCTTGGAGAAGATACAGATATAAAATTAGTTCCTTTCATAACAAACTTGGTCGGACTGATTTATGATGATAGCGAAAAAGCAAATCAACTTCACTTAAAAAGTAAAACTTTCATTAGTGATGGTGGAATAAGATTTACAACATTTGGAAATGCAGCAGGAGGAAGTTTTACAGGAGAATACAGATATTTCATTGTAGAAAATGACAACCAAGAAACCGAATTGGTAAGTATTTCAATTATGGGAAAAATTTCGACAAAAAACCACCCAAAATGGAAAAACAGTAATGGGTTTACACTTTTCAATGTAGCAATAGACGATTTTGAAAACAGTCATATGTCCCTTGAATATTCAATAGACAGATTTGTGGAAATTAACGATAATGAATATTCATTTTGGCACGATGGAACATTAACAGTTGGAAACAAAGGACGGGCTAAAAACAAAGATGTGATTGATTTTATAAAAGTTCATAGTCCACATTTAATAAAAAACGACAGAATATATTTAGGAACAATTGACAATTCAAAACCATTTGTCTGGAAAGACAAGAATGTAAATGAATTAATTGCTAATTTTATAGATTATGGATTTGTCCGAGATGAATTTAGAAAAACATATAAATAA
- the lnu(H) gene encoding lincosamide nucleotidyltransferase Lnu(H), translating to MTQLQMIDKTKYIAQQDENVSAVFMYGSFTKNEGDKYSDIEFYIFLKNKENFSTEKWVNQIHPLALYFTNEYGSEVAIFENMVRGEFHFLKTEEIEIIKSWDGIVEFSDFDQMNLTDKDGLLRKTLNQIKTKSPERITNENILWLSQSLLNVVLTTSNLIKREEFAHAHHSLSNVQKYLLWLIRARTSKTQHWESPTKSLEKDIDTIWYSAYKKVTSDLNPKNIILAFENSLNLSEKLFDELNIEPKLKEILHKIR from the coding sequence ATGACACAGTTACAAATGATTGACAAAACAAAATATATAGCTCAACAAGACGAAAATGTTTCCGCCGTTTTTATGTATGGTTCATTTACCAAAAACGAAGGAGACAAATATTCTGACATCGAATTTTACATCTTCTTGAAAAATAAAGAAAATTTCTCGACAGAAAAATGGGTAAATCAAATTCATCCTTTGGCTTTATATTTTACAAACGAATATGGAAGTGAAGTTGCTATTTTCGAGAATATGGTCAGAGGAGAATTCCATTTTTTAAAAACGGAGGAAATTGAAATTATCAAATCTTGGGACGGAATTGTTGAATTTAGCGATTTTGACCAAATGAACCTAACCGACAAAGATGGACTTTTAAGGAAAACGCTTAATCAAATCAAAACGAAATCGCCTGAAAGAATAACAAATGAAAATATTTTGTGGTTAAGCCAATCATTACTGAATGTTGTACTGACAACAAGCAACTTGATTAAACGAGAAGAATTTGCTCACGCTCATCACAGTTTATCAAATGTGCAGAAATACTTGCTTTGGCTTATAAGAGCAAGAACAAGCAAAACGCAACATTGGGAAAGTCCGACTAAAAGTCTCGAAAAGGACATTGACACGATTTGGTATTCAGCGTATAAAAAAGTAACATCAGATTTAAATCCCAAAAACATCATTTTGGCTTTTGAGAACTCATTAAATTTATCGGAAAAACTATTTGATGAACTAAATATTGAACCCAAACTGAAAGAAATCCTACACAAAATAAGATAA
- a CDS encoding cupin domain-containing protein, with protein MEKSVIPNVTVLATGTDFATKQMQANAGEVMPLHHADQESMLFIYEGECILRINNKEIFLKSGEAATIPALVKHQIKAVSDYKGIHFMPKEIKFEFFK; from the coding sequence ATGGAAAAATCTGTCATCCCAAATGTTACGGTACTTGCGACGGGTACCGATTTTGCCACTAAACAGATGCAAGCCAATGCAGGGGAAGTAATGCCTCTGCATCACGCTGATCAGGAGTCGATGTTATTCATTTATGAAGGCGAGTGTATTTTGAGAATCAACAATAAAGAAATCTTTTTGAAATCTGGCGAAGCAGCAACCATTCCGGCATTAGTAAAACATCAGATCAAAGCCGTTAGCGATTATAAAGGAATTCACTTTATGCCAAAGGAAATAAAATTTGAATTTTTCAAATAG
- a CDS encoding AEC family transporter, with translation MSSILLLFICLFIGIAIQRLKNFPKNTAVVLNQYILFVALPAMALHYLPKIKLSWDLLLPALVAWIAFGLSFVLFNFLGKTFHWSKKLTGCLILTAGLGNTSFVGIPIIQALYGDEGLNTLIIVDLPGTFVVLSTVGVLVATLYSNQKKQNESILKKMVTFPPLLAFLVGLFMILLQIDFPEALSTTFKQLAATISPVALISVGYQLKFKTYGKHFRYLLLGLSFQLILLPFVILCLYYFILGKTDLATKVCIIEAAMAPMITGAILASTYGLKPELSNMMVGYGIPLSFVTIAAWYFLVDFLLV, from the coding sequence ATGTCAAGCATACTTTTACTTTTTATTTGTTTATTTATAGGAATTGCTATTCAACGGTTAAAAAATTTTCCTAAAAATACGGCTGTTGTATTAAATCAATACATATTATTTGTGGCATTACCCGCCATGGCATTACACTATTTACCCAAAATTAAACTAAGTTGGGATTTGCTTTTACCAGCTTTAGTTGCTTGGATAGCCTTTGGTTTATCGTTTGTGTTATTCAACTTTTTAGGAAAAACCTTCCATTGGTCAAAAAAACTTACGGGGTGTTTAATACTAACTGCTGGTTTAGGCAACACATCGTTTGTAGGCATACCCATTATACAAGCTTTGTATGGCGATGAAGGCTTAAATACCCTTATTATTGTAGATTTACCTGGAACTTTTGTGGTACTTTCAACCGTAGGGGTTTTAGTTGCTACTTTATATTCAAATCAAAAAAAGCAAAACGAATCTATTCTAAAAAAAATGGTTACGTTTCCGCCTTTATTGGCATTTTTGGTAGGTTTGTTCATGATTTTACTTCAAATTGATTTCCCCGAAGCACTTAGTACTACTTTTAAGCAATTGGCTGCAACTATATCACCCGTTGCATTAATTTCGGTAGGTTATCAATTAAAATTTAAAACCTATGGCAAGCATTTTAGGTATTTATTGTTGGGGTTATCGTTTCAATTAATTTTACTTCCGTTTGTAATACTATGTTTGTACTATTTTATTTTAGGTAAAACCGATTTGGCTACAAAAGTTTGTATTATTGAAGCTGCCATGGCACCTATGATTACTGGCGCCATTTTAGCATCGACCTACGGACTAAAACCCGAATTAAGCAACATGATGGTTGGTTACGGCATACCCCTATCGTTTGTAACTATTGCCGCTTGGTATTTTTTGGTAGATTTTTTATTGGTTTGA
- a CDS encoding tyrosine-type recombinase/integrase produces the protein MDFNVYNFSFGTHNNKEVIWIRFAKNYLLIQNLKNAFPSVKFSNTNKAWYLPDLPSVRTALNLSQKDFGATLIQQINQVNRQAFIKFINQLKLKAYSKNTMRTYVSEFAHLLKTLNHFSVDNLPQERLKDYFLYCIEKEKIKENHLNSRINAIKFYYEQVCHKPKMFFEIPRPKTPKTLPKMLSKVEIKKIFQHTTNPKHLLMLQLCYGMGLRVSEIVHLKIEHINSTNMLVLIAGAKGKKDRYTNLPESVLQLLRNYYVTYRPKIYLFEGQYRGAYTTRSVQNVFKQAMKRAKINKNIGVHGLRHSYATHLIESGADIRFLQELLGHNSIKTTQIYTHVTDVAKTKVKSPLDFL, from the coding sequence ATGGATTTTAATGTTTACAATTTTAGCTTTGGCACTCACAATAACAAAGAAGTAATTTGGATACGTTTTGCTAAAAATTACTTACTTATTCAAAATCTTAAAAACGCCTTTCCATCGGTAAAATTTAGCAATACCAATAAAGCATGGTATTTGCCCGATTTACCTAGCGTACGCACGGCTTTAAATCTTTCACAAAAAGATTTTGGTGCCACATTAATACAGCAAATAAATCAGGTAAATAGACAAGCTTTTATTAAATTTATTAATCAACTTAAATTAAAAGCGTATAGTAAAAATACAATGCGTACGTATGTTTCTGAATTTGCACATTTACTTAAAACATTAAATCATTTTTCTGTTGATAACCTTCCGCAAGAGCGCTTAAAAGACTATTTTTTATATTGTATTGAAAAAGAAAAAATTAAAGAAAATCATTTAAACAGCCGTATTAATGCCATAAAATTTTATTATGAACAGGTTTGCCACAAGCCTAAAATGTTTTTTGAAATACCGCGTCCTAAAACCCCAAAAACATTACCAAAAATGCTTTCTAAGGTCGAAATTAAAAAGATATTTCAGCATACAACCAATCCTAAACATTTACTTATGTTGCAATTATGCTACGGAATGGGGTTGCGAGTAAGCGAAATTGTTCATTTAAAAATAGAACACATTAACAGTACCAATATGTTGGTTTTAATTGCAGGCGCAAAAGGTAAAAAAGATCGTTATACTAATTTGCCAGAATCGGTTTTACAATTATTGCGAAATTACTATGTAACGTATCGCCCAAAAATATACTTGTTTGAAGGTCAATACAGAGGTGCATATACTACCCGAAGTGTGCAAAATGTGTTTAAACAAGCTATGAAGCGGGCTAAAATAAACAAAAATATTGGGGTACATGGCTTGCGACATTCTTATGCAACACATTTAATTGAAAGTGGTGCCGATATTAGGTTTTTGCAAGAATTGTTAGGACATAATTCTATAAAAACTACCCAAATTTATACACATGTTACCGATGTTGCCAAGACAAAAGTGAAAAGTCCGCTCGATTTTTTATAA
- the rimO gene encoding 30S ribosomal protein S12 methylthiotransferase RimO yields MRTKSLRKNKINVVTLGCSKNVYDSEVLMGQLKASGKDVTHEATNDEANIVVINTCGFINNAKEESVNTILEYVDKKEQGLVDKIFVTGCLSERYKPDLEAEIPDVDQYFGTTDLPLLLKALGADYRHELLGERLTTTPKNYAYLKISEGCDRPCSFCAIPLMRGKHVSQPIEKLVKEAETLAKDGVKELILIAQDLTYYGLDIYKKRNLAELLEQLAKVDGIEWIRLHYAFPTGFPMDVLELMKREPKICNYIDIPLQHIADNVLKSMRRGTTYAKTTQLLKDFRAAVPGMTIRTTLIVGYPGETEEDFEILKNWVKEMRFERLGCFTYSHEENTHAYLLEDDVPADVKQNRANEIMDIQAQISWELNQEKIGKTFRCIIDRKEGTHFIGRTEFDSPDVDNEVLIDATKHYLKTGDFVAIEIYDATEFDLYGTPVAK; encoded by the coding sequence ATGAGAACTAAATCTTTAAGAAAGAACAAAATAAACGTAGTTACCCTTGGCTGTTCTAAAAACGTTTACGATAGCGAAGTTTTAATGGGACAATTAAAAGCAAGCGGAAAAGATGTAACCCATGAAGCTACCAATGATGAAGCTAATATTGTGGTGATTAACACCTGCGGTTTTATTAACAATGCCAAAGAAGAATCGGTAAATACTATATTAGAATACGTTGATAAGAAAGAGCAAGGTTTAGTAGATAAAATTTTTGTAACCGGATGTTTATCTGAACGTTACAAACCCGATTTAGAAGCAGAAATACCAGACGTAGATCAGTATTTTGGCACTACCGATTTGCCTTTATTATTAAAAGCTTTAGGCGCAGATTACCGCCATGAATTACTTGGCGAACGTTTAACAACTACGCCAAAAAATTACGCGTATTTAAAAATTTCTGAAGGTTGTGACCGTCCGTGTTCTTTTTGTGCTATACCATTAATGCGTGGCAAACACGTATCGCAACCTATTGAAAAATTAGTAAAAGAAGCCGAAACTTTAGCAAAAGATGGTGTTAAAGAACTTATTTTAATAGCGCAAGATTTAACTTACTACGGTTTAGATATTTACAAAAAACGCAATTTAGCAGAATTACTTGAACAATTAGCTAAGGTTGATGGTATAGAATGGATTCGTTTGCATTACGCCTTCCCTACTGGTTTTCCAATGGATGTGTTGGAATTAATGAAACGCGAACCTAAAATTTGTAATTATATTGATATTCCATTACAACACATTGCAGACAACGTTTTAAAATCAATGCGACGTGGTACAACATATGCTAAAACCACCCAATTATTAAAAGATTTTAGAGCAGCTGTACCTGGTATGACCATTCGTACTACTTTAATTGTAGGATATCCTGGCGAAACCGAAGAAGATTTTGAAATACTTAAAAATTGGGTAAAAGAAATGCGTTTTGAACGTTTGGGATGCTTTACTTATTCGCACGAAGAAAACACCCACGCTTATTTGTTAGAAGACGATGTACCTGCAGATGTAAAACAAAACCGTGCCAATGAAATTATGGATATTCAAGCCCAAATTTCATGGGAATTAAATCAAGAAAAAATAGGTAAAACCTTCCGTTGCATTATCGATAGAAAAGAAGGTACTCATTTTATTGGTAGAACCGAATTTGATTCGCCCGATGTAGATAATGAAGTGCTTATTGATGCTACCAAACATTATTTAAAAACTGGCGACTTTGTAGCTATTGAAATTTACGATGCCACCGAATTTGATTTATACGGAACTCCCGTTGCTAAATAA
- a CDS encoding OmpP1/FadL family transporter, which yields MKKIYLPLLAVCGFLQTQAQEFNPNDAVTIGTQQINGSARFNALNGAFGALGGDLSALQINPAGSALFNYNHFSFTGNVQWQKNKSIFNGNESTAKESDLNLSNFGAVFVMDSKKADQALKKTTIGLAYQTNARFNNRTFASGVSNQSVTNYFLGHANYGNNGSSIPLDLVQTLPNETITDLYDYLNTIPNGFSAQQAMLAYQAYLINDNGSDTGYVLNGSGNSFYQENETYTTGFNNQLTGNVAFDFNKKLYVGANLNLHFIDYLTSTAIYEENRAAVTDGYKELLFRNETYTYGSGFSFNIGGIYKVNKDIRLGAAYQSPTWMRLQDEFTQSLQTSIGTAGSFQLYDVDPAITTLYDKYSVKNPGSLTGSFAYLFGKKGLLSIDYTRKDYSTITYKADGANYDAVNNYYKNNLQATNEFRIGGEYRLNKVSLRAGYRFANSPYKNKAILDDLTSYSGGIGYSFGASRLDLGYQFWQQNSQSQMISSGTTQFAKNQGNNHNISISYSASF from the coding sequence ATGAAAAAAATATATTTACCATTGCTTGCTGTATGCGGATTTTTACAAACACAAGCTCAAGAATTTAACCCTAATGATGCCGTAACAATTGGCACCCAACAAATAAACGGTTCGGCGCGTTTCAACGCCTTAAACGGTGCTTTTGGTGCTTTAGGCGGCGATTTATCGGCATTGCAAATAAACCCTGCAGGTAGCGCCTTATTTAATTACAACCATTTTAGTTTTACAGGTAATGTACAATGGCAAAAAAACAAATCTATTTTTAATGGAAATGAATCAACCGCTAAAGAAAGTGATTTGAATTTATCTAACTTTGGAGCTGTTTTTGTAATGGATTCTAAAAAAGCCGATCAAGCGCTAAAGAAAACTACAATAGGTTTAGCGTACCAAACCAACGCACGTTTTAATAACCGCACATTTGCCAGTGGCGTTAGCAACCAATCGGTTACCAATTATTTTTTAGGACATGCAAATTACGGAAACAACGGCAGCAGCATACCTTTAGATTTGGTGCAAACTTTACCAAACGAAACTATTACTGATTTGTACGATTATTTAAATACCATACCTAATGGTTTTTCGGCTCAACAAGCCATGCTAGCCTATCAAGCGTATTTAATTAACGACAACGGTAGTGACACTGGTTACGTTTTAAACGGCAGCGGAAACAGTTTTTATCAAGAAAACGAAACCTATACTACTGGCTTTAACAACCAATTAACAGGAAACGTTGCGTTTGATTTTAACAAAAAACTTTATGTAGGTGCTAATTTAAACTTGCATTTTATTGATTACTTAACAAGCACAGCTATTTACGAAGAAAATCGTGCAGCGGTTACCGATGGTTATAAAGAACTTTTATTTAGAAATGAAACCTACACTTATGGATCTGGCTTTTCATTTAACATAGGTGGTATTTACAAAGTTAATAAAGATATACGCTTAGGCGCGGCTTACCAATCGCCAACTTGGATGCGTTTACAAGACGAATTTACCCAAAGTTTACAAACAAGCATTGGCACAGCTGGCAGCTTTCAGTTGTATGATGTAGATCCTGCTATAACAACTTTATATGATAAATATTCGGTAAAAAATCCAGGTTCATTAACAGGTAGTTTTGCTTATTTATTTGGTAAAAAAGGTTTGTTAAGTATAGATTACACTCGTAAAGATTATAGTACCATAACTTATAAAGCCGATGGTGCAAATTATGATGCAGTTAACAACTACTATAAAAATAATTTACAAGCAACAAACGAATTTAGAATTGGTGGTGAATACCGTTTAAACAAAGTAAGTTTACGCGCAGGCTACCGTTTTGCAAACAGTCCGTACAAAAACAAAGCTATTTTAGACGATTTAACAAGTTATAGCGGCGGAATTGGTTACAGCTTTGGAGCATCTCGCCTTGATTTAGGTTATCAATTCTGGCAACAAAACAGTCAAAGCCAAATGATTAGTTCTGGCACTACCCAATTTGCAAAAAACCAAGGTAACAACCATAATATAAGCATTAGTTACTCGGCAAGTTTTTAA
- a CDS encoding TetR/AcrR family transcriptional regulator — translation MEKFTDRQIEIMEAATARIDAYGIQNLTIKTLAADIGLSEPALYRHFKSKNDILLGLLNYFITGMKNRISNIPVNPNATAGDELRDIFKSQLQTFTDKPAIVSVIFAESIFHYDEGLSYKVSEIMELMHQYVNANIEKGQKAEQYGKLINASTLTTIILGGMRMTVLKWKLSGHKSNLMKDGKAVLEGILKMIEKK, via the coding sequence ATGGAAAAGTTCACAGATAGGCAAATAGAAATAATGGAAGCTGCAACGGCTCGGATTGATGCTTACGGTATTCAAAACCTGACTATCAAAACGCTGGCTGCCGATATTGGTTTATCCGAACCGGCTTTATACCGTCATTTTAAAAGCAAGAATGATATTTTACTTGGTTTGCTCAACTATTTCATAACAGGAATGAAAAACCGCATAAGTAACATTCCTGTAAATCCTAACGCAACGGCAGGAGATGAATTGAGGGATATTTTTAAATCGCAACTGCAAACCTTTACAGATAAGCCTGCGATTGTTAGTGTCATTTTTGCGGAAAGTATTTTTCATTATGATGAGGGATTGAGTTATAAAGTTTCCGAAATAATGGAATTAATGCACCAATATGTCAATGCAAACATTGAAAAAGGACAAAAAGCAGAGCAATACGGCAAGCTAATCAATGCTTCCACGCTTACCACTATTATACTTGGAGGAATGAGAATGACCGTATTGAAATGGAAATTGTCAGGGCATAAATCCAACCTGATGAAAGACGGGAAAGCAGTTTTGGAGGGAATTTTAAAAATGATTGAAAAAAAATAA
- the aroQ gene encoding type II 3-dehydroquinate dehydratase translates to MKIAIVNGPNLNLLGTREPNIYGNTTFTSYFETLQQTFKEVELMYFQSNHEGALIDKLHELGFSFDGIVLNAGAYTHTSIALADAVRAITTPVIEVHISNVYQRETFRHHSYLAAAAIGVISGFGLNSYHLAIEAFIKKPV, encoded by the coding sequence ATGAAAATAGCAATAGTAAATGGCCCAAACTTAAATTTATTAGGCACTAGAGAACCTAATATTTATGGCAATACAACCTTTACAAGTTATTTTGAAACCTTACAACAAACTTTTAAAGAAGTAGAATTAATGTATTTTCAAAGTAATCACGAAGGGGCACTTATTGATAAGCTACACGAATTAGGATTTAGTTTTGATGGTATTGTGCTTAATGCAGGTGCCTATACCCATACATCCATTGCCCTTGCCGATGCTGTTAGGGCTATCACCACCCCTGTAATTGAAGTACATATTAGCAATGTTTACCAACGCGAAACGTTTAGGCACCATTCATATCTTGCTGCTGCTGCTATAGGTGTGATTAGTGGATTTGGATTAAATTCTTACCACTTAGCAATAGAAGCATTCATAAAAAAACCGGTTTAA
- a CDS encoding cupin domain-containing protein — translation MATFEKESIFNLENAIEYTSGGVISKQVIKSKGGNLTLFSFDKEQGLSEHKTPFDAIVLILDGEAEITIGGKLHLLKKGESIIMPANVPHALKAVERFKMLLTMIRDV, via the coding sequence ATGGCAACATTTGAAAAAGAAAGCATTTTCAATCTCGAAAATGCGATTGAATATACAAGCGGCGGTGTAATCAGCAAACAGGTTATCAAAAGCAAAGGCGGTAATTTGACTTTGTTCTCGTTTGACAAAGAACAGGGATTATCCGAGCATAAAACGCCTTTTGATGCCATTGTGCTGATTTTGGACGGTGAAGCAGAGATTACTATTGGTGGTAAGCTTCATCTTTTAAAGAAAGGCGAGAGTATTATTATGCCGGCAAATGTTCCCCATGCACTGAAAGCGGTTGAACGCTTTAAAATGCTGCTGACAATGATACGCGATGTTTAA